One window of Mus caroli chromosome 11, CAROLI_EIJ_v1.1, whole genome shotgun sequence genomic DNA carries:
- the LOC110306097 gene encoding putative olfactory receptor 3A4 codes for MDLGTLGNDSCVSTFVLLGLTETPVLRPILFVIFLLAYVATLGGNFSILAAIIIEPKLHTPMYFFLGNLSMLDVGCISVTVPAMLKHFLSNDRHIPYGACLSQLFFFHLLAGADCFLLTVMAYDRYLAICHPLTYNTHMSWRIQKASVCLSCVFSFSNALTQTVALSTLKFCGPNTINHFYCDLPQLFQLSCSSIQLNEQLLFVAAAFMGVVPLVLITVSYGHVAAAVLRIRSAEGRKKAFSTCSSHLTVVGIFYGTGVFSYMRLGSVESSDKDKGIGILNTVISPMLNPLIYSLRNPDVQGALRKVLTGR; via the coding sequence ATGGATCTAGGAACCTTGGGAAACGATTCCTGTGTGAGCACATTTGTCCTACTGGGTCTCACAGAGACTCCAGTTTTGCGACCCATCCTCTTTGTCATCTTCCTTCTTGCTTATGTAGCTACGCTTGGTGGCAATTTCAGCATCCTGGCTGCTATCATTATAGAGCCCAAACTCCACACTCCCATGTATTTCTTCTTGGGGAACTTGTCTATGCTGGATGTTGGATGCATTAGTGTCACTGTTCCTGCCATGTTGAAACATTTTCTATCCAATGACAGACACATTCCCTATGGGGCCTGCCTCTCACAGctcttcttcttccatctcctggCTGGGGCAGACTGCTTCCTTCTGACTGTCATGGCCTATGATCGTTATCTGGCTATCTGCCACCCCCTCACCTACAACACCCATATGAGTTGGAGGATTCAGAAGGCCTCAGTGTGCCTGTcatgtgtgttttcctttagCAATGCACTGACCCAAACTGTTGCCTTATCTACTCTTAAATTCTGTGGTCCAAACACAATCAACCACTTCTACTGTGACCTCCCTCAGCTCTTTCAGCTTTCCTGTTCCAGCATCCAACTCAATGAGCAGCTGCTCTTTGTAGCAGCAGCCTTCATGGGTGTGGTCCCCTTGGTCCTCATCACTGTGTCATATGGCCATGTGGCAGCTGCAGTTCTTCGTATCCGGTCTGCTGAGGGCAGGAAGAAAGCCTTCTCTACATGCAGCTCTCACCTCACTGTGGTAGGCATCTTCTATGGGACAGGGGTCTTCAGCTACATGCGTCTGGGGTCAGTGGAATCTTCAGACAAGGACAAAGGCATTGGCATCCTCAACACTGTCATCAGTCCCATGCTGAACCCACTTATCTACAGCCTTAGAAATCCTGATGTGCAGGGTGCCCTACGGAAGGTGCTCACAGGGAGGTAG
- the LOC110306084 gene encoding olfactory receptor 139, translated as MEPGAWGNRTAVTEFILLGLTGNVRLQPILFVVFFFAYIVTIGGNLSILAAIFVEPKLHTPMYYFLGNLSLLDIGCISVTVPPMLVCLLAHECRVPYGACISQLFFFHLLAGVDCHLLTAMAYDRYLAICQPLTYSTRMSREVQGTLVNICCTVSFINALTHTVAVSVLDFCGPNVVNHFYCDLPPLFQLSCSSIYLNGQLLFVGATFMGVVPMIFISVSYAHVAAAVLRIHSTEGRKKAFSTCGSHLTVVCIFYGTGFFSYMRLGSVSASDKDKGIGILNTILSPMLNQLIYSLRNPDVQGALKRMLTGKRHPV; from the coding sequence ATGGAGCCAGGTGCCTGGGGAAACAGGACAGCTGTCACGGAATTCATCCTTCTTGGCTTAACAGGAAATGTAAGACTGCAACCTATCCTTTTTGTTGTCTTCTTCTTTGCCTATATTGTCACAATTGGGGGTAACCTCAGCATTTTGGCCGCCATCTTTGTGGAACCCAAGCTCCACACTCCTATGTACTACTTCTTGGGGAATCTATCTCTGTTGGACATCGGATGCATCAGTGTCACTGTTCCTCCAATGCTGGTGTGTCTCCTGGCTCATGAGTGCAGAGTTCCCTATGGTGCCTGCATTTCACAGCTCTTTTTTTTCCACCTTCTGGCAGGTGTGGACTGTCATCTCTTGACAGCCATGGCTTATGACCGATACCTGGCCATCTGTCAGCCCCTCACCTACAGCACCCGCATGAGCCGTGAAGTGCAGGGCACACTGGTGAACATTTGCTGTACTGTCTCCTTCATTAATGCTCTGACTCACACAGTGGCAGTGTCTGTGCTGGACTTCTGTGGCCCTAATGTGGTCAACCACTTCTACTGTGACCTTCCACCTCTTTTCCAGCTCTCCTGCTCCAGCATCTACCTCAATGGGCAGCTGCTTTTTGTGGGAGCCACTTTCATGGGAGTAGTCCCCATGATATTTATCTCAGTGTCCTATGCCCATGTTGCAGCTGCAGTACTACGGATCCACTCcacagaggggaggaagaaggcatTTTCCACATGTGGCTCCCACCTTACTGTGGTCTGTATCTTTTATGGAACTGGCTTCTTCAGTTACATGCGTCTGGGTTCTGTCTCGGCCTCAGACAAGGACAAGGGCATTGGAATCCTCAATACTATCCTCAGCCCTATGTTAAACCAACTCATCTACAGCCTCCGGAACCCAGATGTACAGGGTGCCCTGAAGAGGATGCTGACAGGAAAGAGGCATCCAGTGTGA